GGTTTCTAGCGTATAAGGAATAATGAGAAACGGCTTGTCATCGACCCCCTTCACCCAGTAGGGCAGGTCATCGGCATAAGAGTCTGACGAATAGAGGAACCCGCCCTCCTCTTGAACCAACCGCAGCGTATTGTCGGAGGGCTTTCCCTGGTACATACCGTATGGGCGCTCGCCGGTGAGCTCGGTGTGGAGACGCACCGCCTCGAGGATGTGCTTGCGCTCGAGGTCTTCTGGAAAATCCTTGTACTCCAGCCAGCGGTAGCCATGGCTGGCGATCTCCCAGCCGGCTTCCTTCATCGCCGCGACGGCCTCGGGATTGCGGGCCATCGCTAGCGTCACGCCATAGACTGTCGCCTGAACCTTGAGCTCGGTGAACATGCGCCAGAGCCGCCAGAACCCGGCGCGCGAACCGTATTCGTAGATCGATTCCATGTTCAGGTTGCGCTGGCCCGGCCAGGGCGATGCTCCCACGATTTCCGACAGCAGGTTCTCGGACGCAGGATCGCCGTCGAGGATCGAACTCTCGCCGCCCTCTTCGTAATTGATGACAAACTGCACGGCGAGGCG
Above is a window of Rhizobium etli 8C-3 DNA encoding:
- the puuE gene encoding allantoinase PuuE, translating into MASDTYPRNLVGYGRNPPDPQWPDDARLAVQFVINYEEGGESSILDGDPASENLLSEIVGASPWPGQRNLNMESIYEYGSRAGFWRLWRMFTELKVQATVYGVTLAMARNPEAVAAMKEAGWEIASHGYRWLEYKDFPEDLERKHILEAVRLHTELTGERPYGMYQGKPSDNTLRLVQEEGGFLYSSDSYADDLPYWVKGVDDKPFLIIPYTLETNDMRFATPQGFNSGDQFLTYLKDAFDTLYEEGKAGNPKMMSVGLHCRLVGRPGRAASLRRFIEYVLKHDKVWIPRRIEIAEHWHKNHKQDMA